One Dromiciops gliroides isolate mDroGli1 chromosome 3, mDroGli1.pri, whole genome shotgun sequence DNA segment encodes these proteins:
- the ORMDL1 gene encoding ORM1-like protein 1 has protein sequence MNVGVAHSEVNPNTRVMNSRGMWLTYALGVGLLHIVLLSIPFFSVPVAWTLTNVIHNLGMYVFLHAVKGTPFETPDQGKARLLTHWEQLDYGVQFTSSRKFFTISPIILYFLASFYTKYDPTHFILNTASLLTVLIPKMPQLHGVRIFGINKY, from the exons atgaatgttggagtTGCTCACAGTGAGGTAAATCCAAATACCAGGGTAATGAACAGTCGTGGTATGTGGCTGACATATGCATTGGGAGTTGGTTTGCTTCATATTGTCTTGCTCAGCATTCCCTTCTTCAGTGTTCCTGTTGCTTGGACCTTAACAAATGTTATACATAATCTG GGAATGTATGTATTTTTACATGCAGTAAAAGGAACACCTTTTGAAACCCCTGACCAGGGTAAAGCCAGGCTGCTAACTCACTGGGAACAACTGGACTATGGGGTGCAGTTTACGTCTTCACGGAAGTTCTTCACAATTTCTCCAATAATTCT ATATTTTCTGGCAAGTTTCTACACCAAGTATGATCCTACACACTTCATCTTAAACACAGCTTCTCTCCTGACTGTGCTAATTCCCAAAATGCCACAACTGCATGGTGTTCGGATTTTTGGTATTAATAAGTACTAA